Proteins encoded within one genomic window of Nitrospinaceae bacterium:
- a CDS encoding pyridoxamine 5'-phosphate oxidase — protein MVSEQMSKLDETLLEFIKNQHLFFVATAGRDGRVNISPKGMDSLRVIGPKKIIWLNYTGSGNETAAHVLECQRMTLMFCAFEGKPQVLRVYGKATAIHPRDAEWEASISLFQAVPGARQIFSLEIESLATSCGFSVPLYEFVGERDVLVQWAEKKGEEGIKKYWQDKNQKSIDGKPTGIFG, from the coding sequence GTGGTGAGTGAACAGATGTCGAAACTGGATGAAACCCTATTGGAGTTTATAAAGAACCAGCACCTGTTTTTCGTCGCGACGGCGGGAAGGGATGGCCGGGTGAATATTTCTCCCAAGGGCATGGACTCTTTGCGAGTGATCGGCCCCAAAAAAATAATCTGGCTGAACTATACGGGAAGCGGCAATGAAACCGCGGCGCATGTCCTGGAATGCCAGCGTATGACCCTCATGTTTTGCGCCTTTGAAGGTAAACCGCAGGTCTTGCGTGTCTATGGAAAGGCAACAGCCATTCATCCCCGCGATGCGGAGTGGGAGGCTTCCATCAGCCTTTTTCAGGCGGTTCCTGGAGCGCGGCAGATTTTTTCATTGGAGATTGAGAGCCTGGCCACCTCCTGCGGTTTCAGCGTGCCGTTATATGAATTCGTTGGCGAGCGTGACGTGCTGGTACAATGGGCGGAAAAAAAGGGCGAAGAGGGAATCAAAAAATATTGGCAGGATAAAAATCAAAAAAGCATCGACGGCAAACCCACCGGGATATTTGGGTGA
- the forA2 gene encoding ferredoxin oxidoreductase yields MSNMNAQAEGKPADWVPAGDKQKIVSAEEMFFKLPRETHFITGSEAARESIRRANVDIAISYPITPQSETMQQAGYLYDEGYIKEYYRGEEEIGVMSAISGASRAGVRCLTATAGPGLMRGMEAISSWPGARVPLVLMDMCRVINTPLAIQPDNIEMSFLINTGILLLHAENQQDFYDYPLAAFMVSEEVDVTLPAVVSVDGFFVTHARGQVSMTPEEYKLPPRDGWRAAIPAMDNENPPARLSRDAPIQKSNFISYHMHSSWQQEVFAAVERSAKYFRKYLNGLVEVVNPGAEDFIIASGAAASQAREAVRQEGEKGRKVGLVKIKSIRPFPHAELVEAVKDAKRILIPEFNQAGWMHKEVCATLYGRCKAIISAGPRVYGGMTMPTEMILEWLEKTRKDNP; encoded by the coding sequence ATGTCGAACATGAATGCCCAAGCAGAAGGCAAACCGGCGGATTGGGTACCTGCAGGAGATAAACAAAAAATAGTCAGTGCGGAGGAGATGTTTTTCAAACTCCCGCGGGAAACTCATTTCATCACAGGAAGTGAAGCCGCCCGCGAATCGATTCGCAGAGCCAATGTGGACATCGCCATTTCCTATCCCATCACCCCGCAAAGTGAAACCATGCAGCAGGCGGGCTATCTTTACGATGAAGGATACATCAAGGAATATTACCGGGGCGAAGAAGAAATTGGCGTGATGTCAGCAATTTCCGGCGCTTCCCGTGCGGGCGTTCGCTGTTTGACGGCGACCGCGGGTCCGGGTCTCATGCGCGGTATGGAAGCGATCAGTTCCTGGCCGGGAGCGAGGGTCCCCCTTGTACTAATGGATATGTGCCGGGTCATCAACACCCCGCTGGCAATCCAGCCGGACAATATCGAGATGTCTTTTTTAATCAATACGGGCATCCTCCTTCTACACGCTGAAAATCAGCAGGATTTCTATGATTATCCCTTAGCGGCTTTCATGGTTTCTGAAGAAGTGGATGTCACCTTACCTGCTGTGGTATCGGTGGATGGATTTTTTGTGACTCATGCGCGGGGCCAGGTATCCATGACTCCGGAAGAATACAAATTACCGCCGAGAGACGGCTGGCGGGCAGCGATACCGGCAATGGACAATGAAAATCCTCCGGCCCGGTTGTCTCGGGATGCGCCCATTCAGAAGAGTAATTTTATCAGCTATCACATGCATTCCAGTTGGCAGCAGGAAGTTTTTGCCGCTGTTGAGCGTTCTGCAAAATATTTCAGGAAATATCTCAACGGTTTGGTCGAAGTGGTCAATCCCGGAGCGGAAGATTTCATCATCGCCTCCGGAGCCGCCGCTTCACAGGCGCGGGAAGCGGTCCGCCAAGAGGGAGAAAAAGGCCGCAAGGTAGGGTTGGTTAAAATCAAATCCATTCGCCCCTTCCCGCATGCGGAACTGGTTGAAGCGGTCAAGGATGCCAAACGAATTTTGATTCCTGAGTTCAACCAGGCGGGTTGGATGCACAAGGAGGTTTGTGCAACCCTGTATGGCAGGTGTAAGGCAATCATTTCCGCAGGACCGAGAGTTTACGGCGGCATGACCATGCCTACCGAAATGATTCTCGAGTGGCTGGAAAAAACCAGAAAAGACAACCCCTGA
- the forB2 gene encoding ferredoxin oxidoreductase: MSFETLRPSPALKEFLPIEYKDLVENGPYGKNKKVTDMGKFKEVLEEHPMCAGCAMTLFIRLMYIGMPNPEHTIVVGTAGCGRLALSQASVPFIYGNYGDTNAVASGLKRGLEIRFPNQFKDIVVCAGDGGLVDIGFQGLMHSWFRHEKFATVLLDNEVYGNTGGQESGMTNQGKVLKMAPRGKKDEKMDVIGLAKVAKLDYIARLAPTNPARVARTIRRSILIAREFGATYVQAYTSCNIEYSIPTPDVMKDAFEIEKDRYGFEEIISDRAKEYLKEIEGKDKKKKAKK, translated from the coding sequence ATGTCTTTTGAAACTCTAAGACCTTCACCCGCTTTAAAAGAATTTCTTCCAATCGAATACAAGGATCTCGTTGAGAATGGCCCCTACGGCAAAAATAAAAAAGTGACCGACATGGGGAAATTCAAGGAAGTTCTTGAAGAGCATCCCATGTGCGCAGGCTGTGCAATGACTTTGTTTATCCGCTTGATGTACATTGGTATGCCCAACCCCGAGCATACCATTGTCGTCGGTACGGCAGGGTGTGGTCGTTTGGCCTTGTCCCAGGCTTCGGTTCCATTTATTTACGGGAACTATGGCGACACCAACGCAGTTGCTTCCGGCCTGAAACGCGGTTTGGAAATTCGATTCCCAAATCAGTTCAAGGATATTGTTGTTTGCGCCGGTGATGGCGGCCTGGTCGATATCGGATTCCAGGGCCTGATGCACAGCTGGTTCCGTCATGAGAAATTCGCTACCGTATTGCTGGACAACGAAGTTTATGGAAACACCGGTGGACAGGAAAGCGGCATGACCAATCAGGGAAAAGTTCTAAAAATGGCTCCGCGCGGAAAAAAAGACGAAAAAATGGACGTGATAGGGTTGGCCAAGGTTGCCAAGCTCGATTACATCGCTCGCCTCGCACCGACCAATCCGGCGCGTGTCGCCCGCACCATTCGGCGCTCCATTCTTATCGCCAGAGAGTTCGGAGCTACCTATGTTCAGGCCTATACTTCCTGCAACATCGAGTACTCCATCCCGACTCCGGATGTCATGAAGGACGCTTTTGAAATTGAAAAAGACCGTTATGGGTTTGAAGAGATCATTTCTGATCGAGCCAAAGAGTATTTGAAAGAAATTGAAGGCAAAGACAAGAAAAAGAAAGCAAAAAAATAA
- the forG2 gene encoding ferredoxin oxidoreductase — protein sequence MSVKRYNVRMAGIGGQGVVTASHIISNGVVISGGHSSLVPFFGSEKRNAPVESYVRISSDVIYEIGEIIFPNVIMIFHPSVITLGKSYTMPFYTGLKKDGIIIINSRTPIPFSKDEQKEMDDMEAKLYYLPATEIANDVAKTELATNMAMCGAIAAVFGMPDLGSLAASVKDRFIGKGIVVSGGTAALDSAIEKKFAKKQKLLEANMKTLEASYKYMMDKGWAHPDAKFVALTKEQHAAAGVA from the coding sequence ATGTCTGTCAAACGCTATAACGTTCGAATGGCGGGAATCGGAGGTCAGGGTGTGGTGACCGCCTCTCATATTATCAGTAATGGAGTGGTTATTTCCGGTGGACACAGTTCCCTCGTTCCGTTTTTCGGTTCCGAAAAACGAAACGCGCCGGTAGAAAGCTATGTCAGGATTTCCAGCGATGTTATTTACGAGATTGGCGAAATCATCTTCCCGAATGTGATCATGATTTTCCATCCCTCGGTCATCACTCTGGGTAAATCCTACACCATGCCGTTTTATACCGGGTTGAAAAAAGACGGAATCATTATAATCAACAGCCGGACGCCCATTCCTTTCAGTAAGGATGAGCAGAAGGAAATGGATGATATGGAGGCGAAACTCTACTATCTCCCGGCAACTGAAATTGCCAACGATGTTGCAAAAACCGAGCTCGCCACCAACATGGCGATGTGCGGTGCCATTGCCGCCGTTTTTGGAATGCCAGATCTGGGTTCCCTTGCCGCTTCGGTTAAAGACCGGTTCATCGGTAAAGGGATCGTCGTGTCCGGCGGAACGGCCGCCCTTGACAGCGCTATTGAGAAAAAGTTCGCTAAAAAACAGAAACTTCTGGAAGCCAATATGAAAACTCTGGAAGCCAGCTACAAATACATGATGGACAAAGGGTGGGCGCACCCGGATGCGAAGTTTGTAGCACTCACAAAAGAACAACACGCGGCAGCTGGAGTCGCTTAA
- the forD1 gene encoding ferredoxin oxidoreductase 1 subunit ForD, with translation MYYVAEVDKDICSSKNCSLCTTYCPEANCINYSEADKSAYVSVDRCKACEICVYICDEIAKNNAIKMKWIDDLDEGFVIKKTGLVIR, from the coding sequence ATGTACTACGTTGCTGAAGTTGACAAGGACATATGTTCGTCAAAGAACTGTTCTCTTTGCACGACCTACTGTCCTGAAGCTAATTGCATTAATTACAGTGAAGCCGACAAATCGGCTTATGTTTCCGTCGACCGCTGTAAGGCGTGCGAGATTTGCGTTTATATCTGCGATGAAATCGCCAAGAACAATGCCATAAAAATGAAGTGGATTGATGACCTGGATGAAGGTTTTGTTATCAAGAAAACCGGCCTTGTCATACGATAA
- the ndk gene encoding nucleoside diphosphate kinase, whose amino-acid sequence MERTLAIIKPDGVYRNLIGKITERIESNEFRVVAMKRALLPKPVAARFYYVHKDRPFYDSLCTFMSSGPVVLLVLEHDNAILGWRELMGATNPAEASDGTIRKDFGLSLEENSVHGSDSPENAAFEIPFFFSQTEILP is encoded by the coding sequence ATGGAAAGAACCCTGGCAATTATCAAACCCGATGGGGTTTACCGAAATCTGATAGGAAAAATCACCGAACGCATCGAATCCAATGAGTTCCGGGTGGTCGCCATGAAGCGTGCCCTCTTGCCCAAACCGGTTGCGGCAAGATTCTATTATGTGCATAAAGACCGGCCTTTTTACGATAGCTTGTGCACCTTCATGAGTTCAGGTCCCGTGGTTTTACTGGTTTTGGAGCATGACAATGCAATTTTAGGATGGAGAGAGCTCATGGGAGCCACCAACCCAGCCGAAGCCTCCGACGGAACGATCCGCAAAGACTTTGGGCTCAGTTTGGAAGAAAATTCAGTCCACGGATCGGACTCCCCGGAAAATGCCGCCTTTGAAATCCCGTTCTTCTTCAGTCAGACTGAAATTTTACCATAG
- a CDS encoding 6-carboxy-5,6,7,8-tetrahydropterin synthase, with amino-acid sequence MIYITRRLEFCASHRLFNPKFSDKENEEIFGLCNNPNGHGHNYVLEVTVKGEIDPETGMVLDLKTLKKLINREIVEKVDHKNFNMDVDFMDGVIPTAENIAIKFWDILEPKIDHGTLHELKLYESERNYVVYHGS; translated from the coding sequence ATGATATACATTACAAGACGGCTGGAGTTCTGTGCCAGCCACCGCCTTTTCAATCCCAAATTTTCCGACAAAGAAAATGAAGAAATATTCGGGCTGTGCAACAACCCGAATGGGCATGGCCACAACTATGTTTTGGAAGTGACGGTCAAAGGAGAGATAGACCCTGAAACTGGAATGGTGCTGGATCTAAAAACCCTGAAAAAACTGATCAACCGGGAAATTGTTGAAAAGGTGGACCACAAAAATTTCAACATGGATGTCGATTTTATGGATGGGGTGATCCCCACCGCTGAGAATATCGCCATCAAATTCTGGGATATTTTGGAGCCAAAAATTGATCACGGCACCCTCCACGAACTGAAGCTTTATGAATCCGAACGCAACTATGTCGTCTACCACGGGAGTTGA
- the folE gene encoding GTP cyclohydrolase 1, with protein MQDLITKLLVDLGENPSREGLKNTPERVEKSLKFLTSGYATNVDELVNGALYHEDYDEMVIIKEIDLFSLCEHHMLPFLGKCHVAYLPKGKVIGLSKVPRIVDTFSRRLQVQERLTNQIAESLNNILQPKGVGVVIEALHLCMAMRGVEKQRSFTTTSSMLGSFKSDARTRGEFLSLIQPQGTRS; from the coding sequence GTGCAAGATCTGATCACAAAATTGCTGGTTGATTTAGGAGAGAACCCTTCGCGGGAAGGACTGAAAAACACGCCTGAAAGAGTCGAAAAGTCGCTGAAGTTTCTGACCAGCGGGTATGCGACCAACGTCGATGAGTTGGTGAATGGCGCCCTTTACCATGAAGATTACGACGAAATGGTCATCATTAAAGAGATCGACTTATTCAGCCTGTGCGAACATCACATGCTGCCGTTTTTGGGGAAGTGCCACGTTGCCTACCTTCCCAAAGGCAAAGTCATCGGATTGAGCAAAGTTCCCCGCATCGTAGACACTTTCAGCCGAAGGCTTCAGGTACAGGAGCGCTTGACCAACCAGATCGCGGAAAGCCTCAACAATATTTTACAACCCAAGGGCGTGGGAGTGGTCATTGAAGCCCTGCATCTTTGCATGGCCATGCGTGGCGTGGAAAAACAAAGATCCTTCACCACCACCAGTTCCATGCTCGGCAGTTTTAAATCCGACGCCAGAACCCGGGGTGAATTTTTGAGCCTGATTCAGCCACAGGGGACGCGTTCTTAA